CGGACTCGCCGGCGAACTCCACGCCAATCTCTCCGTGCAGACCGTGGACCTCGACGGCGACGTGACGCCCGGCCTGCTCTCGCTTTCGCGCGAAGCCACGGCGCTTCCGTGGCTTGTCGTGCGCGCCCCGCTCGCGAACCGCGTCCCGGCCACGGTGCATTCCGGCCCGCTCGACGCCGACACGCTCAAGCCGCTGCTCGAATCTCCCGCGCGCCGCGAGATCACCCGCCGCCTCGCCGACGGCCAGAGCGCCGTGTGGCTGCTGCTTGAAAGCGGCGACCGCGACAAGGACGCCGCGGCCGCGGGGCTGATCGAATCCCGCCTCGCGTTTCTCGGCTCGAACCTCCACCTCCCCAAGCTCGAAGCGCAGGACATCGCCAACGGCCTCGTGTCCCTCCCCGCGGACGGCTTGCGGCTGGAGTTTTCGCTGCTGCGCCTCTCGCGCACCGACCCCGCCGAGCGCGTGTTCGTCCAGTCGCTTCTCGGCACCGAGCACGACCTCGCCGCGGTGCGCGAGCCGGTCGTGTTTCCCGTGTTCGGTCGCGGGCGCGCGCTCTATGCGCTCGTCGGCGCGGGCATCCGGCGCGAGACGGTTGACCAGGCCGCGCAGTTTCTCATCGGCAAATGCTCGTGCCAGGTGAAGGACCAGAATCCCGGCGCCGACCTGCTCTTCGCGGCGAACTGGGACCGGCTCATCAAGTCGCAGACCAACGCGCTGCCCGACCTGCCATCACTCGCCGAACTTGCAAAGTCAGCGCCCGTCACCGTGACGATTTCAGCGGACACCATCTTGACGGGCAACGAGGCGACCGCCGCCCACAGCCAGCCGGCACCGACCACGTGGCTTGTGGTTGGCGCGCTCGTGACACTGGCATTCGCATTCGCCGCCTTCTTCAGGGGAAGGACCTGAACCGGTTCCACCGGCGGTGCGTCGCCGCACCGCACGCCGCCCGAGAGGATGCCCGCCCGCGGGCAAATCCAGTTTCACACTGCCTGCCGCGCGCCGCCGGCGCGCTTGCTTCCTGTTGTTGCGCTTCGCTAAGCTGCGCGGACGATGTTGCTGCCGACGACCAACCTGAACATCGAGAGCATCGTGCGGCTGCCCGCGCCCGCGGTGGTGCGCGACCTGTTCCCGATGTCCGAAGCCGCCAATCACATCGTTGTGGAGGGTCGTGACCGTGTGAAGCGCATCCTCGCCCGCGAGGACCCGCGGCTGCTCGTCGTGGTCGGCCCGTGCTCCGTGCATGACACCGCGGCCACGCTGGACTACGCGCGCCGCCTGCTCCGGCTCAAGCGCGACGTCGAGCGCGAGCTGTTCGTGCTCATGCGCGTCTACTTCGAGAAGCCCCGCACCACCATCGGATGGAAGGGGCTCATCAACGACCCGCACCTTGACGGCTCGTGCGACGTGACCACCGGCCTCAAACGCACGCGCCAGCTTCTGCGCGAGATCAACGAACTCGGCATGCCCGCCGCCACCGAGTTCCTCGACCCGGTCGTGCCGCAATACATCGCCGACTTCGTCGCGTGGGCCGCGGTCGGCGCCCGCACCACCGAGAGCCAGACGCATCGCGAAATGGCGAGCGGCCTTTCGATGCCCGTCGGTTTCAAAAACAGCACCGACGGCTCGCTGCAAATCGCGATGGACGCGATGCTCTCCGCCCGGCACCCGCACAGCTTCCTCGGCGTGGACAACGACGGCTGCACCGCCATCGTCAACTCGCGCGGCAATCCGTGGGGCCACGTCGTCCTTCGAGGCGGCCGCGGCCATACGAACTTCCACGAGGAAGCCATCCGCGACGCCGCGGCCAAGCTCCAGGCCGCGGGACTTCCCGCCGCGCTGATGGTGGATTGCAGCCACGCGAACTCCGGCAAGAAGCACGAGCGCCAGGAAGTCGTGTGGCAAAGCCTCATCGAGCAGAAGTTGA
This is a stretch of genomic DNA from Verrucomicrobiota bacterium. It encodes these proteins:
- a CDS encoding 3-deoxy-7-phosphoheptulonate synthase, whose product is MLPTTNLNIESIVRLPAPAVVRDLFPMSEAANHIVVEGRDRVKRILAREDPRLLVVVGPCSVHDTAATLDYARRLLRLKRDVERELFVLMRVYFEKPRTTIGWKGLINDPHLDGSCDVTTGLKRTRQLLREINELGMPAATEFLDPVVPQYIADFVAWAAVGARTTESQTHREMASGLSMPVGFKNSTDGSLQIAMDAMLSARHPHSFLGVDNDGCTAIVNSRGNPWGHVVLRGGRGHTNFHEEAIRDAAAKLQAAGLPAALMVDCSHANSGKKHERQEVVWQSLIEQKLKGSPALIGAMVESFIHEGSQPFPRPARELKYGVSITDPCISWETTERLLLGGAEALAKARRDQPEPAVA